The window GGGCGGCGTGAGGCCGGGGGAAGGCTAGATAGTGACCGCGATTCGGTGGCCCGCTGGCGCGGCGATGGTAGTGGCGGCGATTCTTTCAACCTCGGCAACCGCCGAGAAAATCTCGGCGTCGGAAGCCATAGAAAAAATAGAATCTCGCGACGAGGCGACAGTATCGTTTGTTTTCGGTATCTACACGGGGATATATCGGGCAAACGAAAGTTTAATTTCAACGGATGTTCCCCCTCTTCGGTGAGCACGGTCCGGGGGTAACGGGTTGAATTTATTTCACTTTTCGACGTTGTGGGAGTTTCTTCTTGGTGGCTACTCGGGCCGGGGCGAGCGGCAGCGCGGTGGGGATGGCGATGCTGGCGGCGTCGAACAATCGGCGGACGTCGTCGCGCGGCTTAGGAACCTGATGGTAGGAAGGTCGCCCGCCAATGCGAATTTCAGTGACGCACAGGCCGGCGAGGCGGTGGAGTCCTTCCCTAACCGTCATGTCGCTGTCACGCCAACGCCGCCGGAGTTCCTGCGCCATCAGATAGGCCAGCATGACGACGACGGCATGGCCGCGCGTGCGGTTCTCGGCGCGCAGATAGACCGGCCGCATTTCCAGATGCACGGACTTGCTGTCGCGGAACGCCCATTCGACTCGGGTCAGGTCCTTGTAGCGGTCGTGCACGACGTCCTTCGATACGACGGCTTTGGGCAGATCGGTGCGCAGGGCGTAGCAACCATCGAGGCGGGCCAATTCGGTCAACGCCTCCTGATCCACTGCGAGGGCCACGGAGCGTTGCTCCGCGGCGACCTGAACGAACCTGTCGATATGCAGCGTCTTCGCCCGGGCTTTCAGCTTGGAGAGCTGCGTTTTCGCCGCCGCCCTCGGGTGCTCTCGCAGATATTTGTTCGCCGTCTCGCCGGCCGTTCGCAGCGTCGTCAGT of the Polyangia bacterium genome contains:
- a CDS encoding IS1634 family transposase produces the protein MDQLQRPLGRRRDHPRQVRLVPDLYANLDWLAQHQADIETRLFAQRKPASAPDVFLYDVTSTYLEGEQNAFAAFGYNRDRKSGKRQIVIGLLCDVDGRPLSIELFAGNTSDVKTFSSQLSKAAARFGAERVTFVGDRGMIKAPQRAELGAADFHYITAITKAQIDGLIAAGVLQMDLFEETLAEVEGKDGERYVLRRNPARAEELAASRQDRLTTLRTAGETANKYLREHPRAAAKTQLSKLKARAKTLHIDRFVQVAAEQRSVALAVDQEALTELARLDGCYALRTDLPKAVVSKDVVHDRYKDLTRVEWAFRDSKSVHLEMRPVYLRAENRTRGHAVVVMLAYLMAQELRRRWRDSDMTVREGLHRLAGLCVTEIRIGGRPSYHQVPKPRDDVRRLFDAASIAIPTALPLAPARVATKKKLPQRRKVK